A stretch of DNA from Serinus canaria isolate serCan28SL12 chromosome 14, serCan2020, whole genome shotgun sequence:
aggggtgcgggcagggaaggggatgctgggcagcacagccagctccccagctccagcgCCAGCCCAGACAGCAGACGGGAAGGGATGGACAGGCGATGCAGGCGGCGCAGGCAGGGGACACgcagggagggcagctgggagggggTACACTCTACCGCGGGGTGCAGAAGGGGCGCAAGCCCCCCTGTCTGCACCCACCCCCAGGCAACAAAGCGGGGTCTGGGGTCTGTCCCCGGCAGGCAGAGGGGCTTAGGGGTGCTGGCTCCCCAGCTTTTGGTTTGTGGCCACTTGCATCTGAGTCTCGAAGGCCCGGACCTCTTCCAGGGACATGTCTGGAAGGCAGAGAGCCACTCACCGGATGGCCTGGCACCCGCCGCCAGCTGTCACCAAACCCGGGTCTCCCATCCCCATGCCCGCACGTGGCAGTTGCCTGCAGCGCGTGTTCCTGCCAGAACGGgggtgcaggcagcacaggcagggtgCTGGGACCCCTCTGCCCATCCCCCCCGAGGGGTGCAGGGGTGCGTGCAGCGTGCGGGGGTACAGGCAGGGGTGAGCTGGAAGCACAGGCAGTGCAGGCACTGAAGGCAGTGCAGGCGGGGCAGGGaatgcaggcagagcaggcagtgcagaCAGCATAGGCAGCGCAGGCAatgcagacagcagcacaggtagaggaggagcaggagctgtggtggggtCAGTGGCATCAGCAgtctgccctgcagcccttccctccaTTGGCACcgtgtgtcccctccccaccGTGTGCCCCCACAGACTAACCGCACCACTCGTCCACCCAGGCAAAAGCCTGCCGGTGCCCGATCAGCAGGATGTCCCGGATCACCTGCAACACCACGGGGGTCAGCACCCTGTCACTGCCCCCCCAGTGACCCCCAGCCCCCCTTGGGCCCCCCTCACCTTGTGCACGAACTGCTCCACCCGCGTCTGCAGCCCCCACACCTCGAACTTGACGCTCACCAGTTTGTAGGAGCACATGATGGGCTTGGTGTGCTGGCGCCAGCCCTCCCGCAGCGGCCCCCGGCCCGTCTTGGCCGAGCTGAAGAAACGGGGGTCCTGGGGGGATGGGGAACATCAGGATCATGAGTCCCCCCTCGGGACAGGAGACAAGGGGGTGGCTCCAGGGAGCTCCCTCATCCCCAGCCCTGGTACCTCCAGGCTGCGATAGTAGCGCTCAGGGATCTCATCAAAGGCGATGTCCAGGAAGGAGACCTCGTGGTCGCCCAGGATTTTGTCACTGTGGAAGatctgggaaggggagggagggtgagTGACACGGACCACAAGTCACAAGGCGATGAGTTTGCTAGTTCTCAGCTGCACTGCTCACTCACATTCTCGCTGTCTCCGCAGTTGTCCTCGTACTTGGTCTCGATGTAGATGGAGAACTTGGGCAGGaaggagcactgcagggagtGGCTGTCAGCTGTGCCCCAAGGGACATCACTCCCAGGGATGCCAACCCCGAGGGACACCACACACCCAAGGATGCCCATCCCCAAAAGATGTGCAGTCCAGGGACACTGATCCTGAAGGCCACCCATCCAAAGGGACACCCACCTCCAAACATGCTCATCCTCAAGGAACACCCAGCCACAAGGACACCCTCTCCAGGGGATTCCCACCCCCAAGGAAATCTGAGCCCCAAGTAACACCCACCCCTAAAGGACACCCCATCCCAAAGGACGCCCACCCCCAAAAATGCCCCCCAGCACGTCTCCTCAGCCacctgctgggagagggcacAGGTCATCCCATGCCAACTCCTTACCGTGTACTCTGCAAGGACACCATGGCACATTGGCATCACAGGGTGGCATCACCGGGTGATATCACgggggagagagggagcagtGAGACcggaggcagctcctgcagcacccccccacagtgggcagggacagggggtgCCCGGGGTGCCCGTCCCACGCCCTGCCCGGGCTCACCCGTGATGGTGTAGGGGTAGTAGTTCCAGGCCTTCTCGGTGATGTAGAAGATGCGGGGGGTCACTGCCCGTGCCCAGCTCGGCAGTTTGCTGTGGGCACCATGTCAGGGGACCCCCTCAGGACAGGACATGGCTGgtgccacccagccctgcactgccaaacacagcctggctctgggaccCCCATTCCCACACCAGGAACCCCACCTGCTACCTGGCACCCTTACCTCCACACCAGGGACCTCACCTGCACCTCAGGACCCTCATCTGCATCCCAGCACCTCTCCCAGGAGCACTGCCACCTCCCCAGCACCTGCATCTGCATTCCAACACTGTCATGTGCACCTCAGGACACCCCCAGGGACCCCTGTCCTCCCAGGGGTCCTCACCTCCCCAGGACCTCACCCCTGCCCCAGCTTCTCACCATTCACCCTCAGCTCCACTCCAGGATGCCTCCAGACACCCTCACCTGCACCTCAGAACACCCCCAAGCTGCTGTTACCTCTCCAGCACCCTTCTTTATACCCCTGGATCATCACCTGCCCCTCACAGGACCCTCAGGGACCCCTGCTACCTCCCCAGGACTCTCCCCAGTGTGCCAGCCTTCCCTCACCAGAGAcccctgccacctccccagCACCTTCATCTGTACCCCAGTGCCCCTCAGGttccccacctcctccccagaCAGCCTGACCCCCTCCCCAAGAAACACCCACCCTCTATCCTGGACCCTCACCCCTTCCCGAGGACCCCTCTACATCCCCAGGGCCAAGTCCCCTGGGTGCTCCTGtcccccccacagccccccgGCAGGATCGGGCCCCCTGGGGGCTCGGGAGGTGGGTTTTGATTAATTTTCAGgcattataaataaatttcaggCGAGAGGGGAATCGTGAGTGCTGCAGCTAAAAATAACCTGTCt
This window harbors:
- the LOC103817940 gene encoding cytoplasmic phosphatidylinositol transfer protein 1-like isoform X2, with translation MLVKEYRICMPLTTEEYRVGQLYTISKHSHQESEKGEGVEVVKNEPHEDPVHGPGQFTEKRVHLSSKLPSWARAVTPRIFYITEKAWNYYPYTITEYTCSFLPKFSIYIETKYEDNCGDSENIFHSDKILGDHEVSFLDIAFDEIPERYYRSLEDPRFFSSAKTGRGPLREGWRQHTKPIMCSYKLVSVKFEVWGLQTRVEQFVHKVIRDILLIGHRQAFAWVDEWCDMSLEEVRAFETQMQVATNQKLGSQHP
- the LOC103817940 gene encoding cytoplasmic phosphatidylinositol transfer protein 1-like isoform X1; this encodes MLVKEYRICMPLTTEEYRVGQLYTISKHSHQESEKGEGVEVVKNEPHEDPVHGPGQFTEKRVHLSSKLPSWARAVTPRIFYITEKAWNYYPYTITEYTCSFLPKFSIYIETKYEDNCGDSENIFHSDKILGDHEVSFLDIAFDEIPERYYRSLEDPRFFSSAKTGRGPLREGWRQHTKPIMCSYKLVSVKFEVWGLQTRVEQFVHKVIRDILLIGHRQAFAWVDEWCGMTMEEVRRYEQETQEATNELIGLVAPAISVSEVGQPTATHSAPASAPSTPLSDEAPEFLAPPKTRPRKKSAPETLTLPALRERAGAE